A genome region from Frankineae bacterium MT45 includes the following:
- a CDS encoding NAD(P) transhydrogenase subunit beta has protein sequence MSAETAAQAAYIVAALLFILSLAGLSKHETSRTGVVYGIAGMTIALAATIGLASRSITAASVALIAVAMIIGAVIGILRARSVEMTGMPELIALLHSFVGLAAVLVGWNGYLGVEAKGADQTEIAHDLLRIHHAEVFIGVFIGAVTFTGSIVAFLKLSARMKSNPLMLPGKNLLNVGALVAFVALTIAFVIHPNIGLLIAVTVVALALGWHLVASIGGGDMPVVVSMLNSYSGWAAAASGFLLNNNLLIVTGALVGSSGAYLSYIMCTAMNRSFISVIAGGFGVEAPSGDDTDYGEHREINAMDTADLLKGASSVVITPGYGMAVAQAQFPVAELTRKLREHGVEVRFGIHPVAGRLPGHMNVLLAEAKVPYDIVLEMDEINDDLSGTSVVLVIGANDTVNPAAMDDPTSPIAGMPVLRVWEAENVIVFKRSMSTGYAGVQNPLFFKENSQMLFGDARERVEDILHNL, from the coding sequence ATGAGTGCTGAAACTGCGGCTCAGGCCGCTTATATCGTCGCTGCGCTGCTCTTCATCCTGAGCCTGGCCGGACTCTCCAAGCACGAGACGTCACGCACCGGCGTCGTCTACGGAATCGCCGGCATGACGATCGCGCTGGCCGCGACGATCGGACTCGCTTCGCGCAGCATCACCGCCGCCAGCGTCGCGTTGATCGCGGTCGCGATGATCATCGGCGCCGTCATCGGAATCCTGCGGGCCCGCAGCGTCGAGATGACCGGGATGCCGGAACTCATCGCGCTGCTGCACAGTTTCGTCGGTCTGGCTGCGGTACTGGTCGGCTGGAACGGGTATCTCGGGGTCGAGGCGAAGGGCGCCGATCAGACCGAGATCGCCCATGATCTGCTGCGGATTCACCACGCCGAGGTCTTCATCGGCGTCTTCATCGGTGCGGTCACCTTCACCGGTTCGATCGTCGCGTTCCTGAAGCTCTCCGCGCGGATGAAGTCGAACCCGCTGATGCTGCCGGGCAAGAACCTGCTCAATGTGGGTGCGCTGGTGGCCTTCGTGGCGCTCACCATCGCCTTCGTCATCCACCCGAACATCGGCCTGCTCATCGCGGTCACCGTGGTGGCGCTGGCGCTGGGGTGGCACCTCGTCGCCTCGATCGGCGGCGGGGACATGCCGGTCGTCGTCTCGATGCTCAACAGCTACTCCGGCTGGGCCGCGGCGGCGTCCGGGTTCCTGCTCAACAACAACCTGCTCATCGTCACCGGCGCCCTGGTCGGGTCGTCGGGTGCCTACCTCTCCTACATCATGTGCACCGCGATGAACCGCTCCTTCATCTCCGTCATCGCCGGCGGCTTCGGAGTTGAGGCGCCCAGCGGCGACGACACCGACTACGGCGAGCACCGCGAGATCAACGCCATGGACACGGCCGACCTGCTCAAGGGCGCGTCGTCGGTGGTCATCACGCCCGGCTACGGCATGGCGGTGGCCCAGGCCCAGTTCCCGGTGGCCGAGCTGACCCGCAAGCTGCGCGAGCACGGGGTCGAGGTCCGCTTCGGCATCCACCCGGTCGCCGGGCGGCTGCCTGGACACATGAACGTGCTGCTGGCCGAGGCCAAGGTCCCGTACGACATCGTCCTGGAGATGGACGAGATCAACGACGACCTCTCGGGTACGTCGGTGGTACTGGTCATCGGCGCCAACGACACGGTGAACCCGGCCGCGATGGACGACCCGACCAGCCCGATCGCCGGCATGCCGGTGCTGCGGGTTTGGGAGGCCGAGAACGTCATCGTCTTCAAGCGATCGATGAGCACCGGCTACGCGGGCGTGCAGAACCCCTTGTTCTTCAAGGAGAACAGCCAGATGCTCTTCGGTGACGCCCGCGAGCGGGTCGAGGACATCCTGCACAACCTGTAG